A single genomic interval of Aureliella helgolandensis harbors:
- a CDS encoding Do family serine endopeptidase, translating to MKLSRSALRAALIAAPLTLAAAGFSIGAVPSAPTKSSKMPVVPANTLEVADSLSSAFRNVASHVLPSVVAIENRPDSTWQSAQDQSKGGAFEGSNPFKGTPFEEMFRERGGTTPRRGPNQSPPSHGGIGSGVIIDSAGVVLTNNHVVAGGGKVIVKTQDGREFIATEVLTDPSTDIAVVKFDGDSNLVAASIGDSDQMEVGDWVVALGQPFGLESTVTAGIVSAKNRGIGITDRENFIQTDAAINPGNSGGPLVNLRGEVIGINTAIHSQGGGNNGVGFAVPSNLAQWVSNQLVSTGRVQRSYLGVSIQPVSYELGTQLGVAPKSGVAVTSVFPDTPAAKSGLKPGDVITKFGGISVTTPQQLQLAVERSPMGESLTVNIVRDGQAMELNYLPETVPGDFGAVATKASVQEGVKLKSLGLEISSLSQEVAKQLGLQDQSGVVITSVQNDSAAQSAGLEPGLVIVQVNRQDVSTVEEFEKMVAADDDGSILLLVRNGQGSRFVIINQ from the coding sequence ATGAAACTTTCACGCTCTGCGTTACGCGCTGCATTAATCGCAGCCCCCCTCACTCTCGCCGCAGCTGGATTCTCAATCGGCGCCGTACCTTCGGCACCGACAAAGTCCAGCAAGATGCCGGTTGTTCCCGCTAACACACTCGAAGTTGCGGACTCTCTGTCAAGCGCATTCCGCAACGTGGCGTCGCATGTGCTCCCCTCAGTCGTTGCTATTGAAAACCGCCCCGACAGTACTTGGCAATCCGCTCAAGACCAGTCGAAAGGGGGTGCGTTCGAAGGAAGTAATCCCTTCAAGGGGACTCCCTTTGAAGAGATGTTCCGCGAACGTGGGGGGACTACTCCCAGGAGAGGGCCCAACCAGTCTCCACCGTCTCACGGTGGCATCGGGTCGGGCGTCATTATTGATTCCGCCGGTGTGGTGTTGACGAACAACCACGTGGTTGCCGGAGGGGGAAAGGTTATCGTCAAAACTCAAGACGGTCGCGAATTCATTGCAACCGAGGTTCTGACCGATCCATCTACCGATATTGCCGTCGTCAAATTTGACGGTGATTCAAACCTAGTGGCCGCCAGTATCGGCGATAGCGATCAAATGGAAGTTGGCGACTGGGTGGTTGCCCTCGGCCAACCCTTCGGACTCGAAAGCACCGTGACGGCAGGGATCGTAAGCGCCAAGAACCGTGGTATCGGAATTACCGATCGTGAGAACTTTATCCAAACGGATGCTGCCATCAACCCCGGTAACTCTGGCGGCCCCCTGGTGAATCTTCGCGGCGAGGTGATCGGTATCAATACAGCAATTCACTCTCAAGGAGGTGGAAACAACGGCGTAGGATTTGCAGTTCCATCCAACCTGGCCCAGTGGGTCAGCAACCAACTGGTTTCCACCGGGAGGGTTCAACGATCCTACTTGGGTGTCAGCATTCAACCGGTAAGCTATGAACTTGGAACGCAACTCGGCGTGGCTCCCAAGAGCGGCGTGGCGGTGACGAGCGTCTTCCCGGACACACCAGCAGCCAAGAGTGGGCTGAAACCGGGCGATGTGATCACCAAGTTCGGTGGCATCTCCGTCACCACACCTCAGCAATTACAACTCGCCGTGGAGCGATCGCCAATGGGCGAGTCTTTGACGGTAAACATTGTGCGAGATGGCCAAGCAATGGAGCTGAACTACTTGCCTGAAACGGTTCCAGGGGACTTTGGTGCAGTCGCTACGAAGGCTTCCGTTCAGGAAGGTGTGAAGCTGAAGTCGCTAGGCCTGGAAATCAGTTCACTTTCCCAAGAGGTTGCCAAGCAACTAGGCCTGCAAGACCAGTCCGGCGTGGTCATCACTTCGGTGCAAAACGATAGTGCAGCACAATCCGCTGGTCTCGAACCGGGCCTAGTAATCGTTCAAGTCAATCGTCAAGATGTTTCGACGGTTGAGGAGTTCGAAAAAATGGTTGCTGCAGATGACGATGGCTCAATTCTGTTGCTAGTCCGCAATGGGCAAGGCTCACGCTTCGTCATCATCAACCAATGA
- a CDS encoding ferritin-like domain-containing protein — protein sequence MSNQAIIDQLNEILKHEWTGVAQYSQAGFICEGVWREVYAEKFLDDAKESFGHAQKVGAKIVALGGVPVATRNEIKQSRNLQEVLQFSLDFESKAVEMYTQALEMAEGNRPLVIFLEDILIEEQDGVDEYTKLLRNTEGSSAATKTQEKSA from the coding sequence ATGAGCAATCAAGCTATTATCGACCAACTCAATGAAATCCTGAAGCATGAGTGGACCGGCGTCGCCCAGTACTCCCAAGCTGGCTTCATTTGTGAGGGTGTTTGGCGCGAAGTCTACGCGGAAAAATTCCTCGACGATGCCAAGGAATCGTTCGGACACGCTCAAAAGGTAGGCGCTAAAATCGTCGCCCTGGGCGGAGTCCCCGTGGCAACGCGAAACGAAATCAAACAGTCTCGCAATCTACAGGAAGTCCTGCAATTCAGCCTGGACTTCGAATCCAAGGCAGTCGAAATGTACACCCAGGCACTTGAAATGGCCGAAGGCAACCGCCCACTTGTCATCTTCCTCGAAGACATCCTGATCGAAGAGCAGGATGGAGTTGATGAATACACTAAGCTCCTTCGCAATACAGAGGGCTCCTCTGCTGCCACCAAGACGCAAGAGAAGTCTGCTTAA
- a CDS encoding Gfo/Idh/MocA family protein: MSSNLPSLPRRRFLKTTLATTSAALVAPTIIPSSAIGRDGAVPPSERIVVGGIGIGNRGTYDLGCFLEQPDVQFAAVCDVKEARRVAVKKKADEKYGNQDCLMFRDFRELLDRSDIDAVLIATGPNWHATAAMNAARAGKDMYCEKPVTKNISQSLILAETMQRTGRVFQAGTQRRNLPHFAFACELARTGRLGKLQKVYAHPAGMQAMMSGWLPAEAAPDPEIVDWNMYLGPAAWRPFNPKLLDGFNFEKGGGLVGGGVLEWGSHCVDLCQWAVNDCAPPIEYNAPQDGQLVARYEDGVELIFREDGWIPLGSCPVRFEGESGWVEAGDSGRLVLSSPALLAGRTVAEIGGYPATFHVRDFLDCVKSRSQPKGNAQAACNAHIACHAANIALHLGRQVKYDNQKHEFIDDEQANRLRSEALREPWRV, translated from the coding sequence ATGTCCAGCAATCTTCCCAGCCTTCCGCGGCGGCGTTTCCTCAAGACAACCCTGGCAACGACTTCGGCCGCTCTCGTAGCACCAACGATTATCCCCAGTTCCGCCATTGGACGCGATGGCGCTGTACCGCCAAGTGAACGCATCGTGGTGGGTGGCATCGGAATTGGCAACCGAGGTACGTACGACCTAGGATGCTTCCTGGAGCAACCTGATGTTCAATTCGCTGCAGTCTGCGATGTAAAAGAAGCTCGACGCGTGGCTGTCAAGAAAAAGGCCGACGAAAAATATGGCAACCAAGATTGCCTCATGTTTCGTGACTTCCGCGAACTACTGGACCGCAGTGACATTGATGCCGTGTTGATTGCCACCGGCCCCAACTGGCATGCGACTGCAGCGATGAACGCTGCCAGAGCGGGCAAGGATATGTATTGTGAGAAGCCAGTCACCAAGAACATCTCTCAGAGCCTAATCCTGGCGGAAACCATGCAACGCACTGGGCGGGTGTTCCAAGCAGGGACCCAGCGCCGCAACCTGCCTCACTTTGCCTTTGCCTGTGAACTTGCACGAACCGGACGCTTGGGCAAACTCCAAAAGGTCTATGCACACCCAGCCGGGATGCAAGCCATGATGAGTGGCTGGCTCCCCGCCGAAGCCGCTCCAGATCCCGAGATCGTCGACTGGAATATGTATCTAGGCCCCGCTGCTTGGCGGCCGTTCAACCCCAAGCTACTCGATGGATTCAATTTTGAGAAAGGCGGCGGACTCGTTGGAGGAGGTGTGCTCGAATGGGGCTCCCACTGCGTTGATCTCTGCCAATGGGCCGTTAATGACTGCGCACCCCCGATCGAATACAACGCACCCCAAGATGGCCAGCTCGTCGCGCGCTACGAGGATGGTGTCGAATTGATCTTCCGTGAAGATGGCTGGATTCCGCTCGGTTCATGCCCGGTTCGATTCGAGGGCGAGTCTGGTTGGGTCGAAGCTGGCGACAGCGGACGCCTGGTTCTCAGTTCTCCCGCGCTGCTCGCCGGTCGCACAGTGGCAGAAATTGGGGGCTACCCAGCGACTTTCCATGTGCGAGACTTCCTCGACTGCGTTAAATCCCGCAGTCAACCCAAGGGCAATGCCCAAGCTGCTTGCAACGCTCACATCGCTTGCCACGCCGCGAACATCGCCCTGCACCTTGGGCGTCAAGTCAAATACGACAATCAAAAGCATGAATTCATTGATGACGAGCAAGCCAATCGCCTGCGTTCCGAAGCACTGCGGGAACCCTGGAGAGTTTAG
- a CDS encoding class I SAM-dependent methyltransferase, translated as MNLAAEKGYDRLAPWYESIERLRFGQALQNARTAFLPELCNSRRALFLGEGDGRLLQAFARMNSAARMTSIDLSSQMLALQKKRLQSAGQAQRAEWLKGDAMAAQFGKGDFDLIVTPFFLDCFGSQELQILIPKLTQWLSESGQWYLVDFNLPPSGLSRHWAQFWLRAMHLFFRWQTGLKVRQLVLPDPEIHRQGFKLVHHKVSRLHFLRSTIFQKA; from the coding sequence ATGAACCTCGCGGCGGAGAAAGGCTACGACCGCTTGGCCCCCTGGTACGAGAGCATCGAAAGACTCCGATTTGGCCAAGCATTGCAAAACGCGCGCACAGCGTTCCTACCAGAGCTTTGCAATTCACGTCGAGCCCTGTTCCTGGGCGAAGGCGATGGACGACTCTTGCAGGCCTTCGCCCGCATGAACTCGGCAGCACGCATGACGAGCATCGATCTCAGCAGCCAGATGCTGGCATTGCAGAAAAAGCGTTTGCAATCCGCGGGCCAAGCTCAACGGGCCGAGTGGCTTAAGGGAGACGCGATGGCTGCTCAGTTCGGAAAGGGGGATTTCGACCTGATCGTCACCCCTTTTTTCCTGGATTGCTTTGGTAGTCAGGAACTGCAAATCTTGATTCCCAAGCTGACGCAGTGGCTATCGGAGTCCGGCCAATGGTACCTGGTCGATTTCAACCTGCCCCCATCTGGACTCAGCCGCCATTGGGCCCAATTTTGGCTGAGGGCGATGCATCTTTTCTTCCGCTGGCAAACGGGGCTCAAGGTGCGACAACTCGTGCTACCAGACCCTGAAATTCATAGGCAGGGTTTCAAGCTAGTTCATCACAAAGTCAGTCGGCTCCACTTCCTGCGGTCCACGATTTTCCAGAAAGCCTAA
- a CDS encoding class I SAM-dependent methyltransferase, producing the protein MTNHAQQFYDRISHAYDLIADGGEHIARERGLELLDVQAGEAVLEIGFGTGHSLVALAASVGETGTVSGVDISTGMRDVAKKRLEKAGVADRVNLFVQDTPPLPLSDQTCDVVVMSFTLELFPLDTIPKVLSECRRVLKPGGRLGVVSMATVDEGDSESSLERAYVWMHKHFPHIVDCQPIALERLLQEAGFTLQKQERIDLFTMPVAIVVAQGDS; encoded by the coding sequence ATGACGAACCATGCTCAGCAGTTTTATGACCGAATCAGTCACGCCTACGACCTCATCGCGGACGGTGGGGAACACATTGCGCGGGAGCGTGGATTGGAATTGCTCGATGTGCAAGCCGGAGAGGCTGTGCTTGAGATCGGGTTCGGGACTGGCCACTCGCTGGTTGCCTTGGCGGCATCGGTAGGAGAAACGGGCACCGTTTCGGGGGTCGACATCTCCACGGGGATGCGAGACGTCGCCAAGAAACGTCTTGAGAAGGCTGGTGTGGCCGACCGAGTCAACCTGTTTGTGCAAGACACGCCTCCTCTGCCCTTGAGCGATCAGACGTGTGATGTGGTTGTGATGAGTTTTACGTTGGAGTTGTTCCCGTTGGATACGATCCCAAAAGTGCTGTCAGAGTGCCGCCGCGTGCTTAAGCCAGGTGGGCGTTTGGGGGTTGTCAGTATGGCGACCGTCGACGAAGGGGATTCTGAGAGTTCGCTCGAGCGCGCCTACGTGTGGATGCATAAGCATTTTCCCCACATTGTCGATTGCCAGCCGATTGCGTTGGAAAGGCTCCTCCAAGAGGCTGGCTTCACGCTGCAGAAGCAAGAACGCATCGACTTATTCACAATGCCGGTTGCGATCGTGGTAGCCCAAGGGGATTCTTAA
- a CDS encoding HEAT repeat domain-containing protein has product MSIYRFIAPLCSAFTLGAVLSAGSLTSLAVSAPPHDSQREQQLLEILRSDSPDAEKAITCKKLAIEGSPLAVPELEKLLPHPQLSSWSRIALEAIPGKESDAALQRAAATLEGELLVGVINSLGVRRADAATDALAKRLGDEDREVVAAAAVALGRIGGSTAIDALRSQLANNSESTRAAAAEGCILCAEGLWNAGQTEQAVELYNLIRQAAVPQQRIVEATRGAILSNGQDGLPLLVEQLRSNDKVMFNLALGTAREFPGTAVDAALASELADAIPSHAALIVLAMADRTETVSLPAVLQAASRGPAPVREVALGALGRIGDVSCLETLLNTALEADADLAQAARGALANLSSPAIDDRIAKLLTSSDGKQYQLLIELVGQRRIAAVPNLLSALEHADPQIRGAALTALGETISLEHLPVLVSQVVHPQHPQDSSGAQLALKSASVRMPDREACATVLAQALAPAQAAQQTVLLEILSEVGGPTALQTLATAAKSDSANMQDTASRLLGKWNSVGAAPVLLDLAQAAPTEKYQVRALRGYIGLARKFDMPESQRVEMCRKAMSIAKQAAEKNLVLDVLEIHPSPEGLKLALEALQDSELKSHATEAAMQIATQVASDGTDVSPLLTQAGLDGVKLEIIKAEYGAGATRKDVTQILRKQAGNLPLIRLPSSSYNSSFGGDPTPGQVKQLTVRYRLNGHAGEASFRENAPVILPVPK; this is encoded by the coding sequence ATGTCAATTTACCGTTTCATCGCGCCGCTCTGCTCTGCCTTTACCCTTGGGGCCGTGTTGTCTGCAGGCTCCCTGACGTCGCTTGCCGTTAGCGCGCCTCCACACGACTCCCAGCGTGAACAACAACTCCTTGAAATCCTTCGCTCGGACTCCCCGGATGCCGAGAAGGCGATCACGTGCAAGAAACTGGCGATTGAAGGTTCGCCCCTCGCCGTCCCCGAACTGGAAAAACTCCTCCCCCATCCCCAGCTTTCCTCATGGTCTCGGATCGCGCTCGAAGCCATCCCCGGGAAGGAATCAGACGCAGCGCTCCAACGCGCTGCCGCCACACTTGAGGGTGAATTATTGGTAGGCGTGATTAACTCCCTCGGAGTTCGTCGAGCCGACGCCGCTACTGACGCCCTCGCGAAGCGATTGGGCGATGAGGATCGTGAAGTCGTCGCAGCAGCCGCGGTGGCCCTAGGGCGGATCGGCGGCAGCACTGCAATCGATGCACTGCGCAGCCAGTTGGCGAACAACTCGGAATCGACACGGGCTGCCGCTGCAGAGGGCTGCATCCTGTGCGCGGAAGGCCTCTGGAACGCCGGACAGACCGAGCAGGCCGTCGAGCTGTACAACTTAATTCGCCAAGCCGCCGTGCCGCAACAACGCATTGTCGAAGCAACTCGGGGAGCCATCTTGTCCAACGGTCAAGATGGTTTGCCTCTGCTCGTCGAGCAATTGCGTTCCAACGACAAGGTCATGTTCAACTTGGCATTGGGCACCGCCCGGGAGTTTCCCGGTACCGCGGTCGACGCAGCTCTGGCCTCGGAACTCGCTGACGCAATCCCATCACATGCCGCCTTGATCGTCCTTGCGATGGCCGATCGAACGGAGACGGTTTCGCTTCCGGCGGTCTTGCAAGCAGCCTCGAGAGGGCCGGCACCAGTAAGGGAGGTTGCCTTAGGCGCACTCGGACGAATCGGCGATGTGTCCTGCCTGGAAACACTACTCAACACCGCTTTGGAAGCCGACGCGGATCTCGCCCAAGCAGCCCGGGGAGCACTGGCCAATCTGAGCAGCCCAGCCATCGACGATCGCATCGCAAAATTGCTCACCAGCTCAGACGGAAAGCAGTATCAATTGTTGATCGAGCTGGTCGGGCAACGTCGTATTGCTGCTGTACCAAATCTGCTCTCCGCACTAGAGCATGCCGATCCGCAGATTCGAGGAGCGGCACTCACCGCTCTCGGCGAAACGATCTCCCTCGAACACTTGCCGGTACTCGTCTCGCAAGTGGTCCATCCCCAACATCCGCAAGACTCCTCGGGCGCCCAATTGGCACTGAAGTCGGCCAGCGTCCGCATGCCGGATCGAGAAGCCTGCGCCACCGTACTAGCTCAGGCTCTAGCTCCTGCTCAAGCTGCTCAGCAAACAGTGTTGTTGGAGATACTCAGCGAAGTTGGGGGCCCCACAGCGTTGCAAACACTGGCAACAGCTGCGAAAAGCGATTCCGCGAATATGCAGGATACCGCTAGCCGCTTGCTGGGCAAATGGAACAGCGTCGGTGCAGCCCCCGTGCTGTTGGACCTTGCACAAGCCGCGCCGACCGAAAAATACCAAGTCCGAGCACTTCGCGGTTACATCGGCTTGGCCCGCAAATTTGATATGCCGGAATCGCAACGCGTGGAAATGTGCCGCAAGGCCATGAGCATCGCTAAACAGGCTGCCGAGAAAAACCTCGTCCTGGATGTGCTAGAAATTCATCCGAGTCCAGAGGGACTCAAGCTCGCTCTGGAAGCACTTCAAGACTCGGAGCTCAAGTCCCATGCGACGGAGGCAGCGATGCAAATTGCTACACAAGTAGCCAGTGACGGCACCGATGTCAGCCCGCTGTTGACTCAGGCCGGCCTGGATGGCGTGAAACTGGAGATCATCAAAGCAGAGTACGGAGCTGGTGCAACGCGCAAGGACGTCACCCAGATCCTACGCAAGCAAGCGGGCAATCTGCCACTGATTCGCCTGCCGTCCTCCAGTTACAACTCGAGTTTCGGTGGCGATCCAACTCCCGGGCAGGTCAAGCAATTAACGGTACGCTATCGACTCAACGGGCATGCCGGCGAAGCCAGCTTCCGTGAGAATGCGCCCGTCATCCTCCCCGTTCCAAAATAG
- a CDS encoding helix-turn-helix transcriptional regulator — protein sequence MTAVDLEWVPELPLWEAELLDEGQRLLRNITECVRGSVDIQSEIEPNPLCVYIKSSEGQMLYTNSAYERVFGGKMMSAGRLSMAYLNGALQKVAHDSDMLILRGSNYAFADHVGENASGRSMHLQTIKHSLLGVGHPKLAILGITQVLKFFDEQPHSSVRNLEEYWTAFRLLPERDQQCAVMISLGMKSKAIAEKLNVSDKTVDNRRDAILRSLGLSNPMEMACLLCRFQDNGFGQFGL from the coding sequence ATGACGGCTGTCGATTTGGAATGGGTGCCTGAGCTGCCGCTGTGGGAAGCAGAGCTGCTGGACGAAGGGCAACGGTTGCTGAGGAATATTACGGAATGCGTGCGGGGCTCGGTGGATATTCAATCGGAGATCGAACCCAATCCTTTGTGTGTCTACATTAAGTCCTCCGAAGGGCAGATGCTGTATACCAATTCCGCCTATGAGCGGGTTTTTGGTGGCAAGATGATGTCTGCAGGCAGGCTCTCCATGGCCTATCTGAACGGCGCGCTGCAGAAGGTGGCGCATGACTCCGATATGCTGATACTCAGAGGCAGTAACTACGCATTCGCCGATCACGTTGGGGAGAATGCCAGCGGGCGTTCGATGCATTTACAAACCATTAAGCATTCGCTCTTAGGAGTCGGACATCCCAAGCTAGCGATCTTGGGGATTACCCAAGTTCTGAAGTTTTTCGACGAGCAGCCCCACTCTTCCGTTCGGAATTTAGAGGAGTACTGGACCGCCTTTCGGTTGCTCCCGGAGCGTGACCAACAATGTGCAGTGATGATCTCGCTGGGAATGAAGTCGAAGGCAATTGCCGAAAAATTGAATGTGAGTGACAAAACGGTCGACAATCGCCGCGATGCGATTTTGAGGTCGCTCGGTTTGAGCAACCCCATGGAAATGGCATGCTTGTTGTGTCGCTTCCAGGATAACGGATTTGGGCAATTCGGGCTTTGA
- a CDS encoding sensor histidine kinase, giving the protein MKLAAKLILLFLWGVLAIVAIFTWQTVRRQSQWEDHRRVLHASELVEAIKPAVEQAIRSGGTITIQQAIEYSTRGVNGPQLRWLEESTQVTVTNDRATQTAYAYIPLSIDGQQTGTIEVATPLSDEDEHLRDSIQASLLSLLGVAALSAMVIFFGGVLWVGRPLDKLVDQVELIGEGQLPQAPALSSNDELGRLAGAISLMSHRLNDQRNAIRHTDRLGTIGTLAAGIAHELGTPLNVVSGRAGLIASGRLSSEEVASSAQTIKTEAERMTHIIRQLLDFARQSPTPHNSMDIGEVLGRTCELMRPLAEASKVRIVYQPVAAPLTIDGNATQIQQVITNLISNAIAAMPSGGTVTIAVQDTPDDAINIRVSDTGLGMDPKEVDRVFEPFFTTKDVGQGTGLGLSIAYGIVREHGGQIQVESQLQVGSTFTVVLPHHQHS; this is encoded by the coding sequence ATGAAGCTCGCAGCGAAACTCATCCTTCTCTTTCTTTGGGGGGTCCTCGCCATCGTGGCTATCTTTACTTGGCAAACCGTTCGTCGGCAGAGCCAATGGGAAGACCATCGCCGCGTCCTACATGCCAGTGAATTGGTCGAAGCTATCAAGCCGGCGGTCGAACAAGCAATCCGCTCCGGTGGCACGATCACCATTCAGCAAGCGATTGAGTATTCTACCCGTGGGGTGAATGGTCCCCAATTGCGTTGGTTGGAGGAATCCACGCAGGTCACTGTGACCAACGACCGAGCGACACAAACCGCCTATGCCTATATCCCCTTGAGCATCGATGGACAGCAAACTGGGACGATCGAGGTGGCTACCCCGTTATCAGACGAAGACGAGCATCTGCGTGATTCGATCCAAGCGTCTCTGCTTTCCCTACTGGGTGTTGCAGCCCTGTCCGCGATGGTTATTTTCTTCGGCGGCGTGCTTTGGGTCGGTCGGCCTTTGGACAAGCTGGTCGACCAGGTGGAGTTGATTGGCGAGGGGCAATTGCCGCAGGCTCCCGCACTCTCCAGCAATGACGAACTCGGCCGCCTCGCCGGAGCCATCAGTCTGATGAGTCACCGCCTGAATGATCAACGCAACGCGATTCGACACACCGATCGTTTGGGGACCATCGGCACGCTAGCGGCTGGTATTGCGCACGAATTGGGAACGCCTCTGAATGTCGTTTCGGGCCGAGCGGGATTGATTGCCAGCGGGAGACTCTCGTCAGAGGAAGTCGCCTCCAGTGCGCAAACGATCAAGACGGAAGCGGAACGCATGACACACATTATTCGGCAACTGCTCGATTTTGCTCGCCAATCTCCAACACCCCATAATTCGATGGACATCGGAGAAGTCTTGGGCAGGACGTGTGAGCTGATGCGTCCGCTCGCTGAAGCCTCCAAGGTGAGAATCGTATACCAGCCCGTTGCAGCCCCCCTCACCATTGATGGAAATGCTACGCAAATCCAACAGGTTATTACGAATCTAATCAGCAATGCTATTGCCGCCATGCCTTCCGGTGGAACCGTGACCATCGCTGTCCAAGATACGCCCGACGACGCGATAAACATTCGAGTCTCGGACACCGGCTTAGGCATGGATCCCAAGGAGGTAGATAGGGTATTTGAGCCCTTCTTCACCACGAAAGATGTCGGACAGGGTACTGGACTGGGACTCTCGATTGCCTACGGAATCGTCCGTGAACATGGCGGGCAAATTCAAGTTGAAAGTCAGCTACAGGTTGGCTCCACCTTTACCGTTGTCCTACCGCACCACCAGCATTCGTAG
- a CDS encoding IS701 family transposase: MDITTSFMPLLQVFTAAMTEPTAQSFKQFVAGWIFAPRRNITGALRAIDPTKHHSAYHRIFAGARWSIDQVGLAMFDLVVKLTDQQHCYLVGDDTLIHKTGLKIYGTGMHRDASQSSSGFTSFRWGHCWVVLCVLVPSRKDPTRKYAIPVLMRLYLNTKTNKKLRRKHRKKTDLMLEMIQLLTQHAGEKSLHFLGDSAYTGGRMLEQIPSGMHVTGRIGKDARLCEGPRPKKPGRGRPPRRGPVLPKPTEMLATKGLRRTTINLYSQSSFHVRITSVVCRLYLAPEREVKVVAVEHLRGGRGIEVFYSTDVNLSEEEILQRFSFRWPVETTFQEAKGHLGLGEPQNRVRAAVRRTTPSMFYLYGLIVLWHEHVRPEPGPFIRMWRGKRHASFADMLATLRRDSVEETRQSIFSAGRLPPAAQKLIKPLEVLLSLAA; encoded by the coding sequence ATGGACATTACAACATCTTTCATGCCACTTCTGCAAGTCTTTACTGCCGCGATGACTGAGCCAACCGCACAGTCCTTCAAGCAATTCGTCGCAGGATGGATCTTCGCACCTCGCAGGAATATCACTGGGGCGCTTCGAGCGATTGATCCCACCAAACATCACAGCGCCTATCACCGTATCTTTGCCGGAGCGAGGTGGTCAATCGACCAAGTGGGACTGGCAATGTTCGATCTCGTCGTCAAGCTCACCGATCAGCAACATTGCTATCTTGTCGGCGACGATACCCTGATTCACAAGACAGGCTTGAAAATCTACGGCACAGGGATGCACCGGGATGCCAGCCAAAGTTCCAGTGGCTTCACGTCGTTTCGCTGGGGCCACTGCTGGGTCGTACTGTGTGTCTTAGTCCCTTCACGAAAAGATCCGACGCGAAAGTACGCGATCCCGGTTTTGATGAGGCTCTATCTGAACACCAAGACCAACAAAAAGCTACGTCGCAAGCATCGCAAGAAGACCGACTTAATGCTCGAGATGATCCAACTGTTGACCCAGCATGCGGGCGAGAAATCCCTGCATTTCCTGGGTGACTCAGCTTACACCGGTGGTCGCATGCTGGAGCAAATCCCCAGCGGCATGCACGTCACCGGTCGCATTGGCAAAGACGCCAGACTCTGTGAAGGTCCACGACCCAAGAAACCCGGGCGAGGCCGTCCACCACGACGTGGACCGGTGCTGCCCAAGCCGACCGAGATGTTAGCGACCAAGGGACTTCGTCGCACCACGATCAACCTGTACAGCCAATCGAGCTTTCATGTTCGGATCACGTCGGTGGTCTGCCGGTTGTACCTTGCCCCTGAACGAGAAGTCAAAGTGGTCGCGGTGGAGCACCTTCGCGGCGGGCGGGGAATCGAAGTTTTCTACAGCACCGATGTCAACTTGAGCGAAGAAGAAATCTTGCAGCGGTTCTCTTTTCGTTGGCCGGTCGAGACGACGTTCCAAGAAGCCAAGGGTCACCTCGGTCTGGGCGAACCGCAGAACCGAGTCCGCGCAGCGGTTCGCCGCACGACGCCATCAATGTTCTATCTGTATGGTCTGATTGTGTTGTGGCACGAACACGTCCGGCCAGAGCCTGGTCCATTCATACGAATGTGGCGTGGCAAACGCCATGCATCGTTCGCGGATATGCTCGCGACGCTGCGTCGCGATTCAGTCGAGGAAACACGACAATCTATTTTCTCAGCCGGGCGTTTACCGCCAGCGGCTCAGAAATTAATCAAGCCCCTGGAAGTTCTGCTGTCACTCGCAGCTTAA